From one Marmota flaviventris isolate mMarFla1 chromosome 1, mMarFla1.hap1, whole genome shotgun sequence genomic stretch:
- the Epm2aip1 gene encoding EPM2A-interacting protein 1 — MWMTPKRSKMEVDEALVFRPEWTQRYLVVEPPEGDGALCLVCRRLVASTRERDVRRHYEAEHEYYERYVAEGDRAALVERLRQGDMSLSTLLTPEEKAARAGLGLCRLLALKGRGWAEGDFVHQCMEILLKEVLPEHVGVLQRINLSPEITRQRILSIDSNLRCQLFNRARQFKAYSLALDDQAFVAYENYLLVFIRGVGHDLEVQEDLLTIINLTHHFSVGALMSAILESLQRAGLSLQRMVGLTTTHTLRMIGENSGLVSYMREKAVSPNCWNVIHYSGFLHLELLSSYDIDINQIVNTISEWIVLIKTRGVRRPEFQSLLTESESEHGERINGRCLNNWLRRGKSLKLIFSLRKEIEAFLVSVGATTVHFTDKQWLCDFGFLVDVMNYLQELSEELQTSKVFAASAFDHICTFESKLNLFQRHIEEKNLTDFPAFKEVVDELKQQYKEDQKIFDPDRYQMVISRLQKDFERHFKDLRFIKKDLELFSNPFNFKPEYAPISVRVELTKLQANTSLWNEYRVKTLGQFYAGLPAESYPIIKGVAYKVASLFDSNQICEKAFSYLTRNQHTLSQPLTDEHLQALFRVATTEMVPSWDDLVRGINEANL; from the coding sequence ATGTGGATGACGCCCAAAAGGAGCAAGATGGAAGTCGACGAGGCTCTTGTTTTCCGGCCCGAATGGACCCAGCGTTACTTGGTGGTGGAACCTCCAGAGGGCGATGGGGCCCTGTGCTTGGTCTGTCGCCGCCTTGTCGCTTCTACCCGCGAACGTGACGTCAGGCGCCACTACGAGGCGGAACACGAATACTATGAGCGGTATGTGGCGGAGGGCGATCGCGCGGCCTTGGTGGAGCGTCTGCGTCAGGGCGACATGTCGTTGAGCACCTTGCTCACTCCAGAGGAGAAAGCTGCTCGTGCAGGCCTCGGGCTCTGTCGCCTGTTGGCCTTGAAGGGTCGCGGCTGGGCTGAGGGGGACTTTGTACACCAGTGCATGGAGATATTGCTAAAAGAGGTACTGCCGGAGCATGTAGGCGTCTTGCAAAGAATTAATTTGTCTCCAGAGATCACAAGGCAGAGGATTCTGAGCATTGACAGTAATCTACGTTGTCAGCTTTTTAACCGAGCCAGACAATTTAAAGCCTATTCTCTTGCCTTGGACGACCAGGCTTTTGTGGCCTATGAGAACTATCTCCTGGTCTTTATTCGTGGCGTGGGCCATGATTTGGAGGTGCAGGAAGACCTTCTGACCATAATCAACCTGACTCATCACTTCAGTGTTGGTGCACTCATGTCGGCCATTCTAGAGTCTTTGCAGAGAGCAGGGCTTAGCTTGCAGCGAATGGTTGGACTGACCACGACGCACACTTTGAGAATGATTGGTGAGAACTCAGGACTGGTCTCATACATGAGAGAAAAGGCCGTGAGTCCCAACTGTTGGAATGTTATCCACTATTCAGGATTTCTTCACTTGGAACTGTTGAGCTCTTATGACATAGATATTAATCAGATCGTAAATACCATATCAGAATGGATAGTTTTAATTAAGACCAGAGGCGTTAGGCGACCGGAGTTTCAGTCTTTACTAACTGAATCTGAGTCAGAGCATGGTGAAAGGATTAATGGACGATGTCTGAACAACTGGCTTAGAAGAGggaaatctttaaaattaatattttcattacgAAAAGAAATAGAAGCATTCTTGGTTTCAGTAGGGGCAACAACAGTCCATTTCACAGACAAGCAATGGCTTTGTGACTTTGGCTTTTTGGTGGATGTTATGAACTACCTTCAAGAACTCAGTGAAGAATTGCAAACTAGTAAAGTCTTTGCTGCTTCTGCCTTTGACCATATTTGTACTTTTGAAAGTAAGCTGAATTTATTTCAGAgacatattgaagaaaaaaatctaacagaCTTTCCTGCTTTCAAAGAAGTTGTTGATGAGCTTAAACAGCAATATAAGGAAGATCAAAAAATATTTGATCCCGACAGATATCAAATGGTGATCTCTCGTCTGCAGAAAGATTTTGAGAGACATTTTAAGGACCTAAGATTCATCAAAAAGGACTTAGAACTTTTTTCAAATCCATTTAACTTTAAACCCGAATATGCACCTATTTCAGTAAGAGTGGAGCTGACAAAACTTCAGGCAAATACTAGCCTTTGGAATGAATATAGAGTCAAAACCCTGGGACAGTTCTATGCTGGATTGCCTGCTGAATCTTACCCAATTATCAAAGGGGTTGCCTATAAGGTGGCATCCTTGTTCGACAGTAACCAAATCTGTGAAAAGGCTTTTTCTTATCTGACTCGAAACCAACACACTTTGAGCCAGCCACTGACAGATGAGCATCTTCAAGCCCTGTTTCGGGTTGCCACAACTGAAATGGTTCCCAGTTGGGATGATCTTGTGAGAGGAATAAATGAAGCTAATCTATAA